One window of Methanothermobacter thermautotrophicus genomic DNA carries:
- a CDS encoding biotin transporter BioY, which produces MNINLEGYYRMRYTLFRWRHNQNWMNKTVLAFFMACVTGVMAQVVIPLPWTPVPITAQTLAVLMSGVVLGRYWGGLSQLIYVIIGAAGMPWFAGMSGGPEVLMGATGGYLLGFVLAALLLGHFVDRHIRARKFTPMLGLMLIANFGLIYIPGLVVLGLWSLRTQGTLPGAWELLVMGLLPFIPGDILKITGAAALTRAITPKEPYGEEVDVQNAEGWRVP; this is translated from the coding sequence ATGAACATTAACCTTGAGGGATACTACAGGATGCGTTACACATTATTCAGATGGAGACACAATCAGAACTGGATGAACAAGACTGTGCTGGCCTTTTTCATGGCCTGTGTAACAGGCGTGATGGCCCAGGTTGTCATTCCACTGCCATGGACACCAGTACCTATCACAGCCCAGACACTGGCAGTCCTCATGTCAGGTGTTGTCCTTGGAAGATACTGGGGTGGGCTGAGCCAGCTCATCTACGTGATCATCGGTGCAGCAGGCATGCCCTGGTTCGCAGGTATGAGTGGCGGTCCTGAAGTCCTCATGGGGGCCACAGGCGGTTACCTGCTGGGATTCGTCCTTGCAGCCCTTCTTCTGGGCCACTTCGTTGACAGGCACATAAGGGCCAGGAAGTTCACACCAATGCTGGGACTCATGCTGATAGCAAACTTCGGGCTCATATATATACCAGGACTTGTTGTCCTGGGATTATGGAGCCTCAGGACCCAGGGCACACTGCCCGGGGCATGGGAACTCCTGGTAATGGGGCTGCTGCCCTTCATACCAGGGGATATTCTGAAGATAACAGGGGCTGCTGCCCTCACAAGGGCAATAACACCCAAGGAGCCCTACGGTGAAGAGGTTGACGTCCAGAATGCAGAAGGCTGGAGGGTTCCCTGA
- a CDS encoding deoxyribodipyrimidine photo-lyase, which translates to MIHAERIRSLNSEGPDPGGSYVVYWMQASVRSHWNHALEYAIETANSLRKPLLVVFGLTDDFPNANSRHYRFLLEGLRDVRRDLRERGIQLVVERGSPPSVLLKYADDAVAAVTDRGYLDIQKEWVDEAAGALHIPLTQVESNVIVPVEVASDKEEYSAGTFRPKIKRQLKRFMVPLRMRTLHVDSLDLEPGPEFEDVVRGFRTRDELDPSIFRGGTSRALAIFDEFLREKLECFERYRNDPVKNCLSNMSPYLHFGHISPLYLALRASEAGRCPEFLEELIVRRELSMNFVHYSDSYSSISCLPEWAHRTLMDHVADPRDYEYSLRELESASTHDPYWNAAQKEMVITGKMHGYMRMYWGKKILEWTDHPARAYDIALYLNDRYEIDGRDPNGFAGVAWCFGKHDRAWAEREIFGKVRYMNDRGLKRKFRIDDYVDRIRGLADEVE; encoded by the coding sequence ATGATACATGCTGAAAGGATAAGAAGCCTCAACAGCGAGGGACCCGATCCCGGCGGCAGTTACGTTGTGTACTGGATGCAGGCATCGGTGAGGAGCCACTGGAACCATGCACTTGAATACGCCATTGAAACCGCCAACAGTCTCAGAAAGCCCCTTCTCGTGGTCTTTGGCCTTACAGATGATTTCCCAAACGCCAACTCCCGCCATTACCGTTTCCTCCTTGAGGGTCTCAGGGATGTGAGGCGGGATCTCAGAGAAAGGGGGATTCAACTTGTGGTTGAAAGGGGCTCTCCACCCTCAGTTCTTCTTAAATATGCTGATGATGCCGTTGCAGCTGTGACAGACAGGGGATACCTTGACATACAGAAGGAATGGGTGGATGAGGCTGCAGGTGCACTCCACATCCCACTCACCCAGGTTGAGTCCAACGTAATAGTACCCGTCGAGGTGGCCTCTGATAAGGAGGAGTACTCTGCAGGGACCTTCAGACCTAAGATAAAGAGACAGCTGAAGAGGTTCATGGTCCCCCTGAGGATGAGAACCCTGCATGTTGATTCCCTGGACCTTGAACCGGGCCCAGAATTTGAGGATGTGGTCAGGGGTTTCAGGACCCGTGATGAACTGGATCCTTCAATCTTCAGGGGAGGAACATCCAGGGCCCTGGCCATTTTTGATGAGTTCCTGAGGGAAAAACTTGAATGCTTTGAGAGGTACAGGAACGACCCCGTGAAGAACTGCCTCTCCAATATGAGCCCCTACCTGCACTTTGGACACATATCTCCACTATACCTTGCACTGAGGGCTTCAGAGGCCGGCAGGTGCCCTGAGTTCCTTGAGGAGCTAATTGTGAGGCGGGAGCTCAGCATGAACTTTGTACACTACAGTGACAGTTACTCCAGCATCAGCTGCCTCCCTGAATGGGCCCACAGGACCCTCATGGACCATGTGGCCGATCCCAGGGACTATGAGTACAGCCTCAGGGAACTTGAATCCGCCAGTACCCATGACCCCTACTGGAATGCTGCACAGAAGGAGATGGTTATCACCGGGAAGATGCATGGCTATATGAGGATGTACTGGGGTAAGAAGATACTTGAATGGACCGATCACCCTGCAAGGGCCTACGACATTGCCCTTTACCTTAATGACAGGTATGAGATTGATGGCAGGGACCCCAATGGATTCGCAGGAGTTGCATGGTGCTTCGGCAAACATGACCGTGCCTGGGCTGAAAGGGAGATCTTCGGTAAGGTCAGGTACATGAATGACCGTGGACTTAAGAGGAAATTCAGGATAGATGACTACGTGGATAGAATCAGGGGCCTCGCCGATGAAGTTGAATAA